In a single window of the Halobaculum lipolyticum genome:
- the ribB gene encoding 3,4-dihydroxy-2-butanone-4-phosphate synthase — MSSQTGRLDRALAAFRAGEPVLIHDFDDREGETDLVYPAGAVTPEAVARLRNDAGGLICVAVSDAVADAVGLPFLEDQIDHPAAASHDLAYDDRSSFSLPVNHRDTFTGITDDDRARTITELASMVSTVEAGVDYGAEEFAAEFRAPGHVHVLRGAPDGLADRLGHTELGLAMAAETDQPPAVVVCEMLDDETGRALSTEAAREYARRNGFPYVEGEELVEALR; from the coding sequence GTGAGCAGCCAGACCGGCCGCCTCGACCGCGCGCTCGCGGCGTTCCGCGCGGGCGAGCCGGTGTTGATCCACGACTTCGACGACCGAGAGGGGGAGACGGACCTCGTGTACCCCGCGGGCGCGGTCACCCCCGAGGCCGTCGCGCGCCTCCGCAACGACGCGGGCGGACTGATCTGCGTCGCCGTCTCCGACGCCGTCGCCGACGCGGTCGGACTCCCCTTCCTCGAAGACCAGATCGACCACCCCGCAGCGGCGAGCCACGACCTCGCGTACGACGACCGCTCGTCGTTCTCGCTGCCGGTGAACCACCGCGACACGTTCACGGGCATCACCGACGACGACCGCGCCCGGACGATCACCGAACTCGCGTCGATGGTCTCCACCGTCGAGGCGGGCGTCGACTACGGCGCCGAGGAGTTCGCCGCGGAGTTCCGAGCCCCGGGCCACGTCCACGTCCTCCGCGGGGCGCCGGACGGCCTCGCCGACCGCCTCGGCCACACCGAACTCGGCTTGGCGATGGCCGCCGAGACCGACCAGCCGCCCGCGGTCGTCGTCTGCGAGATGCTCGACGACGAGACCGGCCGCGCGCTGTCGACCGAGGCGGCCCGCGAGTACGCCCGACGCAACGGCTTCCCGTACGTCGAGGGCGAGGAACTGGTCGAGGCGCTCCGGTAG